A single genomic interval of Lathyrus oleraceus cultivar Zhongwan6 chromosome 7, CAAS_Psat_ZW6_1.0, whole genome shotgun sequence harbors:
- the LOC127101299 gene encoding iron-sulfur assembly protein IscA, chloroplastic, with product MAFSIITTHYSPQFVRVPISVPQPRTSLSFRFSTPVLNRRHSPKPLSIRSVSVPATAAPASEAVAPAISLSDNALNHLNKMRSERNQDLCLRIGVKQGGCSGMSYAMDFEDRANTRPDDSIIEYKGFVIVCDPKSLLFVFGMQLDYSDALIGGGFNFKNPNATQTCGCGKSFNAEM from the exons ATGGCTTTCTCTATAATCACTACGCACTACTCTCCTCAATTTGTTCGCGTTCCCATCTCTGTTCCTCAACCTCGCACCTCTCTCTCTTTCCGATTTTCAACACCAGTTCTCAATCGCCGTCACAGTCCCAAACCTCTCTCAATCCGATCAGTTTCCGTTCCTGCCACCG CTGCTCCTGCATCTGAGGCCGTGGCACCTGCAATTTCGCTTTCAGATAATGCACTAAATCACTTGAATAAGATGAGGTCGGAACGAAATCAAGATTTGTGTTTAAGAATAGGCGTCAAACAGGGTGGGTGCTCTGGTATGTCATATGCAATGGATTTTGAGGACAGGGCTAATACAAGGCCAGATGACTCCATCATTGAATACAAAGGTTTTGTAATTG TTTGTGATCCTAAGAGCCTACTTTTCGTATTTGGGATGCAATTAGACTATAGTGATGCTCTGATTGGGGGAGGCTTCAATTTCAAGAATCCTAATGCGACACAGACCTGTGGATGTGGTAAATCCTTTAATGCAGAAATGTAA